Proteins from a genomic interval of Bradyrhizobium sp. CCBAU 53340:
- the napH gene encoding quinol dehydrogenase ferredoxin subunit NapH: MTANARPYVEARAAKGLWAASRFLVLRRTSQLFFLALFLSGPLLGIWIAKGTLASSMTLGTLPLTDPFVFLQSLAARHWPEGLSAIGAAIVLASYLLFGGRTYCSWVCPVNPVTDLAAWLRRRLGITVTAKVRSNLRLYFVGAVLAASALSGSIAWELINPVTALHRALVFGLWFGAGGTVAIFIFDLLVVKHGWCGHLCPIGAFYGQIGKVALLRITADNRAACNDCMDCFAVCPEPHVISPALNGERTGATPVITAGDCTLCGACIDVCSKQVFHLGLRGRNAVRPESSTTALPPAARVFSSPPAVLERDLP; this comes from the coding sequence ATGACGGCAAACGCCAGGCCCTACGTCGAAGCGCGCGCGGCGAAGGGGCTTTGGGCCGCCTCGCGCTTTCTCGTGCTGCGGCGGACCAGCCAGCTGTTCTTCCTCGCGCTGTTCCTGTCCGGGCCGCTGCTCGGCATCTGGATTGCCAAGGGCACGCTGGCCTCGTCGATGACGCTCGGCACGCTGCCCTTGACCGATCCGTTCGTTTTCCTGCAATCGCTGGCGGCACGGCATTGGCCGGAAGGCCTTTCGGCGATCGGCGCGGCCATCGTGCTCGCCTCCTATCTGCTGTTCGGCGGCCGCACCTATTGCTCCTGGGTCTGTCCCGTCAATCCGGTGACGGATCTCGCCGCCTGGCTGCGGCGGCGGCTGGGCATCACCGTCACGGCCAAGGTCCGCTCGAACCTCAGACTCTATTTTGTGGGCGCGGTGCTGGCGGCCTCCGCATTGTCGGGCTCGATCGCCTGGGAGCTGATCAACCCGGTGACGGCGCTGCATCGCGCGCTGGTCTTCGGCCTCTGGTTCGGTGCCGGTGGCACGGTGGCGATCTTCATTTTCGATCTCCTGGTCGTCAAGCACGGCTGGTGCGGGCATCTTTGCCCGATCGGCGCGTTCTACGGCCAGATCGGCAAGGTCGCGCTGCTGCGCATCACCGCCGACAACCGCGCCGCCTGCAACGACTGCATGGATTGCTTTGCGGTCTGCCCCGAGCCGCATGTCATCAGCCCGGCGCTCAACGGCGAGCGCACCGGTGCGACGCCTGTCATCACCGCGGGCGACTGCACACTCTGCGGCGCCTGCATCGATGTCTGCTCCAAGCAGGTCTTCCATCTCGGTCTGCGCGGCCGCAATGCCGTGCGGCCGGAATCTTCCACGACCGCGCTGCCGCCAGCG